A region from the Pelobacter seleniigenes DSM 18267 genome encodes:
- a CDS encoding ATP-binding protein → MTTTGTIKLESDYNQELQIITLSVADTGCGIPAEDKARLFEPYFSTKKTGTGLGLAIVSTIIADHNGYIRVRDNKPQGSIFIIELPATTA, encoded by the coding sequence ATCACCACCACCGGAACGATAAAACTCGAATCAGACTATAATCAGGAGTTGCAGATCATTACGCTGTCTGTTGCAGATACCGGCTGCGGTATCCCTGCTGAAGACAAGGCCCGGCTGTTCGAACCCTACTTTTCTACAAAAAAAACCGGGACCGGACTGGGACTGGCTATCGTGTCTACGATCATCGCCGATCATAACGGCTATATCCGGGTCAGGGACAACAAGCCCCAGGGTTCTATTTTCATCATTGAGCTTCCGGCGACGACAGCTTGA